Proteins from one Ipomoea triloba cultivar NCNSP0323 chromosome 1, ASM357664v1 genomic window:
- the LOC115997899 gene encoding chloride channel protein CLC-d-like isoform X1: protein MLSNHLQNGIETVNVAWSRLPSAEEDGDDDEVGTSKKIQGSSVESLDYEVIENYAYRREQAKKEKLYVGYLIVMKWFFSLLIGIGTGLVAVFINMSVENFAGWKYSLTFQIIQNSYFVGFLVYTLINLALVFSSVYIITHFAPAAAGSGIPEIKGYLNGIDTHGILLFRTLIGKIFGSIGSVGSGLALGKEGPLVHIGACIASLLGQGGSTKYHLSLRWLQVLNNERDRRDLVTCGCAAGVAAAFRAPVGGVLFALEEVTSWWRSQLMWRVFFTSAIVAVVVRTAMGWCKSGKCGHFGSGGFIIWDISGGQEDYSFEELLPMAVIGVIGGLLVLIVPGALFNQLTLFISHWRRNYLHRKGIRVKIIEACVISVITSVISFGLPLFRRCTPCPDPDVNSSIECPRAPGMYGNYVNFHCQNSNEYNDLATIFFNTQDDAIRNLFSAKTVHEFSAQSLLTFLVMFYTLAVVTYGTAVPAGQFVPGIMIGSTYGRLVGMFVVSFYRKLNIEEGTYALLGAASFLGGSMRMTVSLCVIMVEISNNLTFLPLIMLVLLISKAVGDVFNEGLYEEHARLRGIPLLESRPKYHMRYVTAKETSGNQKVIYFPRVVKVADIVSILRSNKHNGFPVLDHTRSGETLVIGLILRSHLLVLLQSKVDFQHSPLCSDVRGGSLPIRHNLCEFVKPVSSKGICINDIHLTQDDLEMYIDLSPFVNPSPYIVPEDMSLTKVYNLFRQLGLRHIFVVPHASRVVGMITRKDLLLEDNDDSAVVELQSNSVRGLQGRKIQIMVGSSDTDTGQPLLDDDVHLN, encoded by the exons atgTTATCGAATCATTTACAGAATGGTATTGAGACGGTGAATGTGGCATGGTCGCGGCTGCCATCCGCGGAGGAGGATGGGGATGACGATGAGGTGGGAACCTCGAAGAAGATCCAAGGCAGCTCTGTAGAGAGTCTCGACTATGAAGTCATCGAAAATTATGCCTATCGACGAGAACAG GCTAAGAAAGAGAAGCTTTATGTAGGGTATTTGATTGTGATGAAGTGGTTCTTTTCCTTATTAATTGGAATTG GTACTGGACTTGTGGCTGTTTTCATCAACATGTCTGTTGAAAACTTTGCAGGATGGAAATACTCATTGACTTTTCAAATAATTCAGAATTCCTACTTCGTTGGATTTCTAGTGTATACATTGATCAACTTGGCTCTAGTTTTTTCTTCAGTATATATTATCACACATTTTGCTCCAGCCGCAGCAGGATCTGGGATTCCTGAAATTAAGGGTTACTTAAATG GAATTGACACACATGGTATCCTCCTCTTTAGAACCTTAATTGGGAAG ATTTTTGGAAGCATAGGTTCAGTGGGAAGTGGACTTGCCCTTGGCAAAGAAGGTCCTCTTGTACACATTGGTGCCTGTATTGCTTCTTTGCTTGGACAA GGTGGCTCAACAAAATATCATTTGAGTTTGCGGTGGCTACAAGTATTAAACAATGAACGGGATCGTCGGGATCTT GTAACCTGTGGATGTGCAGCAGGAGTTGCTGCAGCTTTTAGAGCTCCAGTTGGTGGCGTATTATTTGCCCTGGAAGAAGTTACGTCTTG GTGGAGGAGTCAACTCATGTGGCGTGTCTTCTTTACCTCTGCCATTGTAGCTGTTGTTGTTCGTACGGCAATGGGATGGTGCAAGAGTGGAAAATGTGGCCATTTCGGCTCTGGAGGCTTCATTATATGGGACATTTCAGG AGGTCAAGAGGACTACTCCTTTGAGGAATTATTGCCAATGGCGGTTATTGGTGTTATTGGAGGCCTTCTTG TTTTAATTGTTCCAGGAGCCCTCTTTAATCAACTTACTCTTTTTATTTCCCACTGGCGTCGAAATTATTTGCACAGAAAAGGAATTCGTGTCAAA ATTATTGAAGCCTGTGTTATCTCAGTGATAACTTCAGTTATTTCATTTGGGTTACCATTGTTTAGAAGATGCACTCCCTGCCCTGATCCTGATGTCAACTCAAGCATCGAATGTCCACGTGCACCAGGAATGTATGGAAATTACGTAAAT TTTCATTGTCAGAACAGCAATGAGTACAATGACCTTGCAACTATATTCTTCAACACCCAG GATGATGCTATAAGAAATTTATTTAGTGCAAAGACAGTTCATGAGTTCAGTGCTCAAAGTCTCCTGACATTTCTG GTAATGTTTTACACCTTAGCAGTGGTAACATATGGTACTGCTGTTCCAGCTGGTCAGTTTGTTCCTGGCATAATGATAGGATCAACTTATGGACGTCTTGTTGGGATGTTTGTTGTTAGCTTTTATAGGAAGCTTAACATTGAAGAGGGAAC GTATGCTCTTCTTGGTGCAGCATCTTTTCTTGGAGGTTCAATGAGGATGACTGTGTCTCTCTGCGTCATTATGGTggaaatttcaaataatttgacTTTCCTACCTCTGATCATGCTTGTCCTCCTCATATCAAAG GCTGTTGGTGATGTTTTCAATGAAGGGTTGTATGAAGAGCATGCAAGATTAAGGGGCATTCCACTACTTGAGTCAAGGCCAAAATACCACATGCGCTATGTGACTGCAAAGGAGACATCTGGGAATCAAAAG GTTATCTATTTTCCCCGTGTTGTCAAGGTTGCAGATATAGTTTCCATCTTAAGGAGCAATAAGCACAATGGTTTCCCT GTCCTTGATCATACAAGGAGTGGAGAGACACTTGTCATTGGACTCATATTACGAAG TCATTTATTGGTACTTCTGCAATCAAAGGTTGATTTTCAACATAGCCCTCTGTGCAGTGATGTAAGAGGCGGTTCTTTACCAATCAG ACACAACCTCTGCGAGTTTGTGAAACCTGTCTCTAGTAAAGGAATATGTATAAATGATATTCATCTCACTCAAGATGATCTGGAAATGTACATTGACCTTTCCCCATTTGTGAATCCATCTCCATATATTGTGCCTGAAGACATGTCATTAACTAAG GTATACAATCTGTTTCGTCAACTAGGTCTGAGACACATATTTGTTGTTCCGCATGCCTCCCGTGTTGTTGGCATGATTACACGAAAAGATCTACTGCTTGAG GATAATGATGATTCAGCAGTAGTTGAGCTCCAATCCAATAGTGTAAG AGGTTTGCAAGGTAGAAAGATACAAATTATGGTGGGAAGTTCAGATACAGATACTGGACAGCCCCTACTTGATGATGATGTTCACCTAAATTAG
- the LOC115997899 gene encoding chloride channel protein CLC-d-like isoform X2 gives MLSNHLQNGIETVNVAWSRLPSAEEDGDDDEVGTSKKIQGSSVESLDYEVIENYAYRREQAKKEKLYVGYLIVMKWFFSLLIGIGTGLVAVFINMSVENFAGWKYSLTFQIIQNSYFVGFLVYTLINLALVFSSVYIITHFAPAAAGSGIPEIKGYLNGIDTHGILLFRTLIGKIFGSIGSVGSGLALGKEGPLVHIGACIASLLGQGGSTKYHLSLRWLQVLNNERDRRDLVTCGCAAGVAAAFRAPVGGVLFALEEVTSWWRSQLMWRVFFTSAIVAVVVRTAMGWCKSGKCGHFGSGGFIIWDISGGQEDYSFEELLPMAVIGVIGGLLGALFNQLTLFISHWRRNYLHRKGIRVKIIEACVISVITSVISFGLPLFRRCTPCPDPDVNSSIECPRAPGMYGNYVNFHCQNSNEYNDLATIFFNTQDDAIRNLFSAKTVHEFSAQSLLTFLVMFYTLAVVTYGTAVPAGQFVPGIMIGSTYGRLVGMFVVSFYRKLNIEEGTYALLGAASFLGGSMRMTVSLCVIMVEISNNLTFLPLIMLVLLISKAVGDVFNEGLYEEHARLRGIPLLESRPKYHMRYVTAKETSGNQKVIYFPRVVKVADIVSILRSNKHNGFPVLDHTRSGETLVIGLILRSHLLVLLQSKVDFQHSPLCSDVRGGSLPIRHNLCEFVKPVSSKGICINDIHLTQDDLEMYIDLSPFVNPSPYIVPEDMSLTKVYNLFRQLGLRHIFVVPHASRVVGMITRKDLLLEDNDDSAVVELQSNSVRGLQGRKIQIMVGSSDTDTGQPLLDDDVHLN, from the exons atgTTATCGAATCATTTACAGAATGGTATTGAGACGGTGAATGTGGCATGGTCGCGGCTGCCATCCGCGGAGGAGGATGGGGATGACGATGAGGTGGGAACCTCGAAGAAGATCCAAGGCAGCTCTGTAGAGAGTCTCGACTATGAAGTCATCGAAAATTATGCCTATCGACGAGAACAG GCTAAGAAAGAGAAGCTTTATGTAGGGTATTTGATTGTGATGAAGTGGTTCTTTTCCTTATTAATTGGAATTG GTACTGGACTTGTGGCTGTTTTCATCAACATGTCTGTTGAAAACTTTGCAGGATGGAAATACTCATTGACTTTTCAAATAATTCAGAATTCCTACTTCGTTGGATTTCTAGTGTATACATTGATCAACTTGGCTCTAGTTTTTTCTTCAGTATATATTATCACACATTTTGCTCCAGCCGCAGCAGGATCTGGGATTCCTGAAATTAAGGGTTACTTAAATG GAATTGACACACATGGTATCCTCCTCTTTAGAACCTTAATTGGGAAG ATTTTTGGAAGCATAGGTTCAGTGGGAAGTGGACTTGCCCTTGGCAAAGAAGGTCCTCTTGTACACATTGGTGCCTGTATTGCTTCTTTGCTTGGACAA GGTGGCTCAACAAAATATCATTTGAGTTTGCGGTGGCTACAAGTATTAAACAATGAACGGGATCGTCGGGATCTT GTAACCTGTGGATGTGCAGCAGGAGTTGCTGCAGCTTTTAGAGCTCCAGTTGGTGGCGTATTATTTGCCCTGGAAGAAGTTACGTCTTG GTGGAGGAGTCAACTCATGTGGCGTGTCTTCTTTACCTCTGCCATTGTAGCTGTTGTTGTTCGTACGGCAATGGGATGGTGCAAGAGTGGAAAATGTGGCCATTTCGGCTCTGGAGGCTTCATTATATGGGACATTTCAGG AGGTCAAGAGGACTACTCCTTTGAGGAATTATTGCCAATGGCGGTTATTGGTGTTATTGGAGGCCTTCTTG GAGCCCTCTTTAATCAACTTACTCTTTTTATTTCCCACTGGCGTCGAAATTATTTGCACAGAAAAGGAATTCGTGTCAAA ATTATTGAAGCCTGTGTTATCTCAGTGATAACTTCAGTTATTTCATTTGGGTTACCATTGTTTAGAAGATGCACTCCCTGCCCTGATCCTGATGTCAACTCAAGCATCGAATGTCCACGTGCACCAGGAATGTATGGAAATTACGTAAAT TTTCATTGTCAGAACAGCAATGAGTACAATGACCTTGCAACTATATTCTTCAACACCCAG GATGATGCTATAAGAAATTTATTTAGTGCAAAGACAGTTCATGAGTTCAGTGCTCAAAGTCTCCTGACATTTCTG GTAATGTTTTACACCTTAGCAGTGGTAACATATGGTACTGCTGTTCCAGCTGGTCAGTTTGTTCCTGGCATAATGATAGGATCAACTTATGGACGTCTTGTTGGGATGTTTGTTGTTAGCTTTTATAGGAAGCTTAACATTGAAGAGGGAAC GTATGCTCTTCTTGGTGCAGCATCTTTTCTTGGAGGTTCAATGAGGATGACTGTGTCTCTCTGCGTCATTATGGTggaaatttcaaataatttgacTTTCCTACCTCTGATCATGCTTGTCCTCCTCATATCAAAG GCTGTTGGTGATGTTTTCAATGAAGGGTTGTATGAAGAGCATGCAAGATTAAGGGGCATTCCACTACTTGAGTCAAGGCCAAAATACCACATGCGCTATGTGACTGCAAAGGAGACATCTGGGAATCAAAAG GTTATCTATTTTCCCCGTGTTGTCAAGGTTGCAGATATAGTTTCCATCTTAAGGAGCAATAAGCACAATGGTTTCCCT GTCCTTGATCATACAAGGAGTGGAGAGACACTTGTCATTGGACTCATATTACGAAG TCATTTATTGGTACTTCTGCAATCAAAGGTTGATTTTCAACATAGCCCTCTGTGCAGTGATGTAAGAGGCGGTTCTTTACCAATCAG ACACAACCTCTGCGAGTTTGTGAAACCTGTCTCTAGTAAAGGAATATGTATAAATGATATTCATCTCACTCAAGATGATCTGGAAATGTACATTGACCTTTCCCCATTTGTGAATCCATCTCCATATATTGTGCCTGAAGACATGTCATTAACTAAG GTATACAATCTGTTTCGTCAACTAGGTCTGAGACACATATTTGTTGTTCCGCATGCCTCCCGTGTTGTTGGCATGATTACACGAAAAGATCTACTGCTTGAG GATAATGATGATTCAGCAGTAGTTGAGCTCCAATCCAATAGTGTAAG AGGTTTGCAAGGTAGAAAGATACAAATTATGGTGGGAAGTTCAGATACAGATACTGGACAGCCCCTACTTGATGATGATGTTCACCTAAATTAG
- the LOC115997899 gene encoding chloride channel protein CLC-d-like isoform X3 codes for MLSNHLQNGIETVNVAWSRLPSAEEDGDDDEVGTSKKIQGSSVESLDYEVIENYAYRREQAKKEKLYVGYLIVMKWFFSLLIGIGTGLVAVFINMSVENFAGWKYSLTFQIIQNSYFVGFLVYTLINLALVFSSVYIITHFAPAAAGSGIPEIKGYLNGIDTHGILLFRTLIGKIFGSIGSVGSGLALGKEGPLVHIGACIASLLGQGGSTKYHLSLRWLQVLNNERDRRDLVTCGCAAGVAAAFRAPVGGVLFALEEVTSWWRSQLMWRVFFTSAIVAVVVRTAMGWCKSGKCGHFGSGGFIIWDISGGQEDYSFEELLPMAVIGVIGGLLVLIVPGALFNQLTLFISHWRRNYLHRKGIRVKIIEACVISVITSVISFGLPLFRRCTPCPDPDVNSSIECPRAPGMYGNYVNFHCQNSNEYNDLATIFFNTQDDAIRNLFSAKTVHEFSAQSLLTFLVMFYTLAVVTYGTAVPAGQFVPGIMIGSTYGRLVGMFVVSFYRKLNIEEGTYALLGAASFLGGSMRMTVSLCVIMVEISNNLTFLPLIMLVLLISKAVGDVFNEGLYEEHARLRGIPLLESRPKYHMRYVTAKETSGNQKVIYFPRVVKVADIVSILRSNKHNGFPVLDHTRSGETLVIGLILRSHLLVLLQSKVDFQHSPLCSDVRGGSLPIRHNLCEFVKPVSSKGICINDIHLTQDDLEMYIDLSPFVNPSPYIVPEDMSLTKVYNLFRQLGLRHIFVVPHASRVVGMITRKDLLLEDNDDSAVVELQSNSRFAR; via the exons atgTTATCGAATCATTTACAGAATGGTATTGAGACGGTGAATGTGGCATGGTCGCGGCTGCCATCCGCGGAGGAGGATGGGGATGACGATGAGGTGGGAACCTCGAAGAAGATCCAAGGCAGCTCTGTAGAGAGTCTCGACTATGAAGTCATCGAAAATTATGCCTATCGACGAGAACAG GCTAAGAAAGAGAAGCTTTATGTAGGGTATTTGATTGTGATGAAGTGGTTCTTTTCCTTATTAATTGGAATTG GTACTGGACTTGTGGCTGTTTTCATCAACATGTCTGTTGAAAACTTTGCAGGATGGAAATACTCATTGACTTTTCAAATAATTCAGAATTCCTACTTCGTTGGATTTCTAGTGTATACATTGATCAACTTGGCTCTAGTTTTTTCTTCAGTATATATTATCACACATTTTGCTCCAGCCGCAGCAGGATCTGGGATTCCTGAAATTAAGGGTTACTTAAATG GAATTGACACACATGGTATCCTCCTCTTTAGAACCTTAATTGGGAAG ATTTTTGGAAGCATAGGTTCAGTGGGAAGTGGACTTGCCCTTGGCAAAGAAGGTCCTCTTGTACACATTGGTGCCTGTATTGCTTCTTTGCTTGGACAA GGTGGCTCAACAAAATATCATTTGAGTTTGCGGTGGCTACAAGTATTAAACAATGAACGGGATCGTCGGGATCTT GTAACCTGTGGATGTGCAGCAGGAGTTGCTGCAGCTTTTAGAGCTCCAGTTGGTGGCGTATTATTTGCCCTGGAAGAAGTTACGTCTTG GTGGAGGAGTCAACTCATGTGGCGTGTCTTCTTTACCTCTGCCATTGTAGCTGTTGTTGTTCGTACGGCAATGGGATGGTGCAAGAGTGGAAAATGTGGCCATTTCGGCTCTGGAGGCTTCATTATATGGGACATTTCAGG AGGTCAAGAGGACTACTCCTTTGAGGAATTATTGCCAATGGCGGTTATTGGTGTTATTGGAGGCCTTCTTG TTTTAATTGTTCCAGGAGCCCTCTTTAATCAACTTACTCTTTTTATTTCCCACTGGCGTCGAAATTATTTGCACAGAAAAGGAATTCGTGTCAAA ATTATTGAAGCCTGTGTTATCTCAGTGATAACTTCAGTTATTTCATTTGGGTTACCATTGTTTAGAAGATGCACTCCCTGCCCTGATCCTGATGTCAACTCAAGCATCGAATGTCCACGTGCACCAGGAATGTATGGAAATTACGTAAAT TTTCATTGTCAGAACAGCAATGAGTACAATGACCTTGCAACTATATTCTTCAACACCCAG GATGATGCTATAAGAAATTTATTTAGTGCAAAGACAGTTCATGAGTTCAGTGCTCAAAGTCTCCTGACATTTCTG GTAATGTTTTACACCTTAGCAGTGGTAACATATGGTACTGCTGTTCCAGCTGGTCAGTTTGTTCCTGGCATAATGATAGGATCAACTTATGGACGTCTTGTTGGGATGTTTGTTGTTAGCTTTTATAGGAAGCTTAACATTGAAGAGGGAAC GTATGCTCTTCTTGGTGCAGCATCTTTTCTTGGAGGTTCAATGAGGATGACTGTGTCTCTCTGCGTCATTATGGTggaaatttcaaataatttgacTTTCCTACCTCTGATCATGCTTGTCCTCCTCATATCAAAG GCTGTTGGTGATGTTTTCAATGAAGGGTTGTATGAAGAGCATGCAAGATTAAGGGGCATTCCACTACTTGAGTCAAGGCCAAAATACCACATGCGCTATGTGACTGCAAAGGAGACATCTGGGAATCAAAAG GTTATCTATTTTCCCCGTGTTGTCAAGGTTGCAGATATAGTTTCCATCTTAAGGAGCAATAAGCACAATGGTTTCCCT GTCCTTGATCATACAAGGAGTGGAGAGACACTTGTCATTGGACTCATATTACGAAG TCATTTATTGGTACTTCTGCAATCAAAGGTTGATTTTCAACATAGCCCTCTGTGCAGTGATGTAAGAGGCGGTTCTTTACCAATCAG ACACAACCTCTGCGAGTTTGTGAAACCTGTCTCTAGTAAAGGAATATGTATAAATGATATTCATCTCACTCAAGATGATCTGGAAATGTACATTGACCTTTCCCCATTTGTGAATCCATCTCCATATATTGTGCCTGAAGACATGTCATTAACTAAG GTATACAATCTGTTTCGTCAACTAGGTCTGAGACACATATTTGTTGTTCCGCATGCCTCCCGTGTTGTTGGCATGATTACACGAAAAGATCTACTGCTTGAG GATAATGATGATTCAGCAGTAGTTGAGCTCCAATCCAATAGT AGGTTTGCAAGGTAG
- the LOC116020490 gene encoding mavicyanin-like: MGFVVEKTIGSVLVSLVMLWVPASMGAVYKVGDAAGWTTIGNVDYKLWSATKTFQVGDVIVFEYNPQFHNVMQVTHPMYQTCNASSPIATHTTGNDSITINTHGHHFFLCGVPGHCQFGQKLDINVLRAADVSSSPTQSPTASTTAPAPSPSHAAAPLLLLANRIATFLALFSMLLLYTSSTN, encoded by the exons atgggtTTTGTTGTTGAGAAAACAATTGGAAGTGTGTTGGTGTCTTTGGTGATGTTGTGGGTTCCGGCGTCGATGGGAGCAGTGTACAAGGTCGGAGATGCCGCAGGTTGGACCACCATTGGCAATGTCGACTACAAGCTATGGTCTGCTACCAAGACCTTCCAAGTTGGCGATGTTATtg TTTTCGAGTACAACCCTCAATTTCACAACGTGATGCAAGTGACACATCCTATGTACCAGACGTGCAATGCATCATCCCCTATTGCCACTCACACCACCGGCAACGATTCCATCACTATCAACACCCACGGCCACCATTTCTTCTTATGTGGTGTCCCAGGCCATTGCCAGTTCGGACAGAAACTGGACATCAACGTGCTACGCGCCGCCGATGTTTCCTCAAGTCCCACACAGTCCCCCACCGCATCTACTACTGCACCTGCGCCTTCTCCTAGCCACGCCGCTGCTCCCTTGCTTTTGCTTGCCAATCGGATCGCTACTTTTCTCGCACTCTTTTCTATGCTACTCTTATACACTAGTAGTACTAATTAA